One window from the genome of Longimicrobiaceae bacterium encodes:
- a CDS encoding endonuclease/exonuclease/phosphatase family protein has protein sequence MEPHVTGAERLSLRPVFLPRKRRLETATHPARVSLKGLLSATLLVCGVGLWFVTLLGFAGAAWWLLDLFSHFRVQYLVLATVAALLLLWMRNRRAAAAMAVCAAVNLAVVLPYLAPTALFRASTSRSGVVRVATANVHTANRDHGAVARFLSGSRADFVVLLEVDDAWLSGLSGLRREFPYGVHEARDDNFGIALLSRHPCVQCRIVRLGEAGVPSVMGEFEVRGSRFTLVGTHPLPPVGAEYARLNAEQVRSVAAYMADLRGPKVLVGDLNMTPWSAHFQPLLRRAGLRDSGAGRGVGWTWPTHAPLLGIPIDHVLTSPGVHVVERKRGPDVGSDHLPVLVSFVP, from the coding sequence GTGGAGCCGCACGTCACGGGGGCGGAGCGCCTGTCGCTCCGCCCCGTCTTTCTGCCACGGAAACGTAGATTGGAGACCGCCACTCACCCCGCTCGGGTCAGCCTGAAGGGGCTTCTCTCCGCGACTCTCCTGGTGTGCGGCGTCGGCCTCTGGTTCGTCACGCTCCTGGGCTTCGCGGGAGCGGCCTGGTGGCTGCTGGACCTGTTCTCGCACTTCCGGGTCCAGTACCTGGTGCTCGCGACCGTGGCTGCGCTCCTCCTCCTCTGGATGCGGAATCGGAGAGCGGCGGCCGCAATGGCGGTGTGCGCCGCGGTGAACCTCGCCGTGGTACTCCCCTACCTGGCGCCGACCGCCCTCTTTCGGGCGTCCACCTCGCGCTCCGGCGTGGTGCGCGTCGCGACCGCCAACGTCCACACGGCCAACCGCGACCACGGAGCGGTGGCACGGTTCCTATCCGGGAGCCGGGCGGACTTCGTCGTGCTGCTCGAGGTCGACGACGCGTGGCTCTCCGGCCTTTCCGGGCTGCGGCGCGAGTTTCCCTACGGCGTGCACGAGGCGCGCGACGACAACTTCGGGATCGCGCTGCTGAGCAGGCATCCGTGCGTCCAGTGCCGGATCGTCCGCCTGGGTGAGGCGGGTGTGCCCTCGGTCATGGGGGAGTTCGAGGTGCGGGGCTCACGCTTCACGCTGGTGGGGACCCACCCGCTCCCGCCGGTCGGGGCGGAGTACGCCAGGCTCAACGCGGAGCAGGTCCGCTCCGTCGCGGCGTACATGGCGGACCTCCGCGGACCGAAGGTCCTGGTGGGCGACCTGAACATGACGCCCTGGTCGGCGCACTTCCAGCCGCTGCTCCGGCGGGCGGGCCTCCGCGACAGCGGAGCCGGCCGGGGGGTGGGGTGGACGTGGCCCACCCACGCGCCGCTCCTGGGGATCCCCATCGACCACGTCCTGACCTCGCCGGGGGTGCACGTCGTGGAACGGAAGCGGGGGCCGGACGTCGGATCGGACCATCTCCCTGTCCTGGTCTCCTTCGTCCCGTAG
- a CDS encoding pyridoxal-dependent decarboxylase, with translation MDSILDELERDTAPAAAAGFLELAADYFAETRAGEGPVSTALGPAEIAARFDEPLPLAGRPLAEVIERLRRDVLPDCNRFYHPMYMGHQVSAPLPAAVWTEPLIGALNQSVAVWEMSPVATMVEERVVRWMAGLAGYGAGAGGTLTSGGTEATFTALLAARNTAVPDAWENGVGADPPVVVFGEHAHYAVARAVGELGLGMRSAVAVASRDFRMDTDALRATLDGLERAGRRVMAVVATAGHTATGAFDDLETIGALCEERGIWLHVDGAHGASALLSAEHRHRLAGLPQARTLAWDPHKGMLLPLPAGMVLARDERDLERAFSQKAPYLFHGGEEERIVDQGVRSFQCSRRADALKLWVALQRYGADGIGRVYDHLCSVAHALWEEIEGRPDFEALHEPESNILCFRWLGDGSLDAARVDTLNRALRPAYNRSGEGWITATVLEGRPVLRVTVMNPRTTLDHARAMLDVVAAEAGRAGTQPTRAASGA, from the coding sequence ATGGATTCGATCCTGGACGAGCTGGAGCGCGACACCGCGCCCGCCGCCGCCGCCGGCTTCCTGGAGCTGGCGGCGGACTACTTTGCCGAGACCCGCGCCGGGGAGGGGCCGGTGTCCACCGCCCTCGGCCCCGCGGAGATCGCCGCGCGCTTCGACGAGCCGCTCCCGCTCGCCGGGCGCCCGCTCGCGGAGGTGATCGAGCGGCTCCGGCGCGACGTCCTCCCGGACTGCAACCGGTTCTACCATCCCATGTACATGGGCCACCAGGTCTCGGCCCCGCTCCCCGCCGCCGTGTGGACGGAGCCGCTGATCGGCGCGCTGAACCAGTCGGTGGCCGTGTGGGAGATGTCGCCGGTGGCGACGATGGTGGAGGAGCGGGTGGTCCGCTGGATGGCGGGGCTCGCCGGGTACGGCGCCGGTGCGGGAGGGACGCTCACCTCCGGGGGGACGGAGGCCACCTTCACCGCGCTCCTCGCTGCCCGCAACACAGCCGTCCCGGACGCGTGGGAGAACGGCGTGGGCGCGGATCCGCCCGTCGTCGTCTTCGGCGAGCACGCGCACTACGCCGTCGCCCGCGCGGTGGGAGAGCTGGGGCTGGGGATGCGGAGCGCCGTGGCCGTCGCCTCGCGCGACTTCCGCATGGACACCGACGCGCTCCGGGCGACGCTCGACGGTCTGGAGCGCGCGGGGCGCCGCGTGATGGCGGTGGTCGCCACCGCGGGCCACACCGCCACGGGCGCCTTCGACGACCTGGAGACGATCGGCGCCCTCTGCGAGGAGCGGGGTATCTGGCTGCACGTGGACGGCGCCCACGGCGCGTCCGCCCTGCTCTCGGCGGAGCACCGGCACCGGCTGGCCGGGCTGCCGCAGGCGCGCACCCTGGCCTGGGACCCGCACAAGGGGATGCTCCTCCCGCTCCCGGCGGGGATGGTGCTGGCGCGCGACGAGCGCGACCTGGAGCGGGCGTTTTCGCAGAAGGCCCCGTACCTCTTCCATGGCGGGGAGGAGGAGCGGATCGTGGACCAGGGGGTCCGCAGCTTCCAGTGCTCGCGCCGCGCGGACGCGCTCAAGCTCTGGGTGGCGCTGCAGCGCTACGGCGCGGACGGGATCGGCCGCGTGTACGACCACCTGTGCTCGGTGGCGCACGCCCTGTGGGAGGAGATCGAGGGGCGGCCGGACTTCGAGGCGCTGCACGAGCCGGAGTCCAACATCCTCTGCTTCCGCTGGCTGGGCGACGGCTCGCTGGACGCGGCGCGCGTGGACACGCTGAACCGGGCGCTGCGCCCCGCCTACAACCGCTCCGGCGAGGGGTGGATCACGGCGACGGTGCTGGAGGGGCGGCCGGTGCTGCGGGTCACGGTGATGAACCCGCGCACGACGCTGGACCAT